CAAAGTAGCCACACACCCATAGTTGGACTAATAAAAAGAGAACTGAGTCATCTCCTCACATTCTTACCGATGCCCCCTGGCGACCTCAATCTCAAGGAACCAGCACATTAGCTCTCCCCAAAACATCTCAAATTTGGTCTGCTATTGCACTGCACAAAGTAATCAATGCTATGAGTCACAGCTGCAAAAGATTAAAAATTTAATCTCCAGGAAGTCCCAGAAAAACTTAGACAAACAGTATCAAGTCACCGAGGAAAATATACTGCATGTCACGAACCGTTCAACATGGAGGTGTGGCGTTTAACCGTGATTCCTAACCAGAGTGCCATAAGACACAAACTGTACAATATTTACGCCGAATAATGgatctttgttcatctatctataGCAGTGACGTAtaatgacaggcagaacaacATCCgccaacatttttgtttactgACCGTGGAGTGGCAGAGGAAGCCGAATATAATCATGACGAGCGCCGGGGTGAGGATAGTGCCAAACACGATGCCGGCCAACAAGCCGTTGATCGTTGCGATCACCAGATTCTGAGCTGTGACCAGCACGGAGCAGGCCCAGCAGTCCAGAGAGCCCCTCAACTCCAGCGGGGGGTCGGGGCCGTCGCTCCCACCCGTGGAGTATGGCGGGGGCACCACGGCACCGGCCCCTCGTGACGGGGAGCCGGGTTCGGAGTGGGGCAGCTCCGATGTCTTCTCTAGTGTCCCGTTCCGTGACAGACTCATTTTGATGGCGGAGAACTGAAAGAAAGATGTTGAattggggtgttaaaaaaaatatcgatttggcaatatatcgcgatattacagtgcgcaattctcgaatcgatcaAATAGGccaccgaatcgatttttatacattcattttttacctctgaggagggagatgagattggtggaaaagatagGTTAATatttaagggatcggccgatctcccaaaattaaggaataaataattaaatcagcCGGCCgattgatcggtgcacccctagttctaaatgtacaataacattttttccctAAGTTTTCATCATCTTGTTTAAATAAAAGCTGAAAAAAACCCCGCTACATTAATAGAAATATgggtgcatcttttagtcattgatatagtcatttcataattcataaaattgatttaaaattaaaaagatgtatcaCACTGTAAAAGAGCGAGTGTGATCTTGATTTGTCTTGAGGTAAtttatctgccactagatggcataattgcatttgtaagacattggtgacagctcagtgactttttcttttcaaattaagagctatctaacgGTTCTAACCTTtaccatgaagtaacttgttgaaattctgcacatttttaaaattgtcaaatacAACTTTGAC
The Festucalex cinctus isolate MCC-2025b chromosome 18, RoL_Fcin_1.0, whole genome shotgun sequence genome window above contains:
- the tmem88a gene encoding transmembrane protein 88a; translated protein: MSLSRNGTLEKTSELPHSEPGSPSRGAGAVVPPPYSTGGSDGPDPPLELRGSLDCWACSVLVTAQNLVIATINGLLAGIVFGTILTPALVMIIFGFLCHSTVQPHGTSVYCSDLLDDAGCVALLVVGFLLLTPLLVLALAAFCRLARHLQLGLCFIPYSRAVYKNLPAARSREAGVAGCCGMPEVSEREGKGSVWV